Proteins co-encoded in one Ignavibacteria bacterium genomic window:
- a CDS encoding alanine--glyoxylate aminotransferase family protein, whose amino-acid sequence MFKFRLFTPGPTPVPEIVQLEMAKPMIHHRHVEFAEIFQRTNENLKYVFQTTQMVWTMTSSGTGVLETAVVNLFSAGEEIIVVNAGKFGERWGKMCKVYGLNVHEIKIPWGESVQPDDLKKALKEFPKAKAVLLTHNETSTGTSINLKELAATVRNNSNALVCVDGISSIGALEMRMDEWGIDCALSGSQKGFMVPPGLAFIAVSERAWKFVETATLPRFYFDLRKCVKAYKDNETPWTPAVTIFIGLDKALQMMKAEGMENVWKRHTRLATAVRTGCNAIGLQFFSKSPSNSMTAAWVPEEIRNDETRNKKFNSTLKKTFGITVAGGQDELKGKIFRISHLGYYDEFDILSCIAAIERSLSEVGFAFEIGCGVSAAHKSFMEK is encoded by the coding sequence ATGTTTAAATTCCGATTATTCACTCCCGGTCCAACTCCCGTTCCAGAAATTGTGCAACTCGAAATGGCGAAACCGATGATTCACCATCGCCACGTCGAGTTTGCAGAAATTTTTCAACGCACGAATGAAAACCTGAAATACGTTTTCCAAACTACACAAATGGTGTGGACGATGACGAGTTCTGGCACAGGTGTTTTAGAAACTGCTGTCGTAAATTTATTTTCTGCTGGCGAAGAAATTATTGTTGTGAACGCGGGAAAGTTCGGCGAACGTTGGGGAAAAATGTGTAAAGTGTATGGGCTGAACGTGCACGAAATAAAAATCCCTTGGGGCGAATCAGTGCAACCGGACGATTTGAAAAAAGCGTTGAAAGAATTTCCTAAAGCAAAAGCAGTATTGCTAACACACAACGAAACTTCAACCGGAACATCCATCAATTTAAAAGAACTCGCCGCAACAGTTCGCAATAATTCCAATGCGCTTGTGTGTGTTGACGGAATTTCATCCATCGGCGCGCTTGAAATGCGAATGGACGAATGGGGAATTGATTGCGCGTTGAGTGGTTCGCAAAAAGGATTTATGGTGCCGCCGGGGCTTGCATTTATTGCCGTGAGTGAACGCGCGTGGAAATTCGTCGAAACAGCTACACTTCCGCGCTTTTATTTTGATTTGCGAAAATGCGTGAAAGCATACAAGGACAACGAAACGCCGTGGACTCCCGCCGTTACAATTTTTATTGGACTCGACAAAGCGCTTCAAATGATGAAAGCGGAAGGAATGGAAAATGTTTGGAAGCGACACACGCGGCTTGCAACTGCTGTTCGCACAGGATGTAACGCAATCGGTTTGCAATTCTTTTCGAAATCTCCTTCCAACTCGATGACTGCGGCGTGGGTTCCGGAAGAAATTCGTAACGATGAAACGCGCAATAAAAAATTTAACAGCACATTGAAAAAAACGTTTGGTATTACTGTCGCTGGTGGACAAGATGAACTGAAAGGAAAAATTTTTCGCATCTCGCACCTCGGCTATTATGATGAGTTCGATATTTTAAGTTGCATCGCCGCGATTGAACGTTCACTTTCTGAAGTTGGTTTTGCATTTGAAATCGGATGCGGAGTGAGTGCGGCGCATAAATCGTTTATGGAAAAGTAA
- a CDS encoding 6,7-dimethyl-8-ribityllumazine synthase, whose translation MNTFEGALSAQEFSFGIVLSRFNSLVTEKLLTGAIDCLLRHGVKEKNISVARCPGAFEISQVAARLVASEEFDAIICLGCIVRGETPHFDYVASATTTGIVDLAEDSEIPVVFGVLTTETMEQAFDRAGGKSGNKGWDAALSAIEMANLFQHIPKKRTRTK comes from the coding sequence ATGAATACATTTGAAGGTGCATTATCTGCTCAAGAATTTTCTTTCGGAATAGTGTTGAGCCGTTTTAATAGTTTGGTTACGGAAAAACTGCTTACTGGTGCGATAGATTGTTTGTTGCGTCACGGTGTCAAAGAGAAAAATATTTCTGTTGCACGATGTCCCGGGGCATTTGAAATCTCCCAAGTTGCCGCACGATTAGTTGCGTCTGAAGAATTTGATGCGATTATCTGCCTTGGTTGTATTGTGCGAGGTGAAACACCGCATTTCGATTATGTCGCTTCTGCTACTACTACAGGAATTGTTGACCTTGCAGAAGATAGTGAGATTCCGGTTGTGTTTGGAGTTTTGACGACGGAAACAATGGAACAAGCGTTTGACCGTGCTGGGGGGAAAAGCGGAAACAAAGGATGGGACGCGGCGCTCTCTGCAATTGAAATGGCAAATTTATTTCAGCATATTCCGAAAAAACGAACACGTACGAAATAA
- the mfd gene encoding transcription-repair coupling factor has protein sequence MLRKVQDIIFRSQQFQQLLAHLALLKEGNTLVVHNSAGSQISFAISKIFLEQPTHVFVVASDQAKAQQIFDDCSLLSGKENVVIVSEIPRYHDSILLDAAEHHIESLRRLQQKTPLIVITHPRALATKLPSPNSVSQNKIELNVNEEYSFESLTKKLQQWNFDTVDFVSDYGEYSVRGGIVDVFSYAGSAPIRIEFFGDEVISMREFDILSQRSIKEMKSVILVPNVLQTSTEQTLCTSSFFDYLQTSSILVFEEPTFIQKEVEEQYSTNERDFFSWSELKEDFVYFPNVHFSQITSSEIQRGINFHSTTQPSFNSSLKELIRNLREKAQESYKIFLVSSSTQEKKRLEELLSIVDEENEDVEKEQFVSVFSKVEFLSESVHSGFVFPSAKLVLYTEHEIFGRLKRNERITRTKFRGMLPRELLQLKRGDFVTHVDYGVGKFAGLQKISTSRGTQEVAKILYRDDDALYVNINYLSRIQKYSSKDGHTPALTKLGGREWENIKSRAKKRIKDIARELIQLYAKRTLKQGFAFSSDTTYQKELEASFMYEDTPDQLRTTIEIKKDMESSVPMDRLICGDVGFGKTEVAIRAAFKAVMDKKQVAVLVPTTILALQHSRTFDDRLQKYAVRVENITRFKTSKEQKKILEEGKEGKIDVLIGTHRLLSDDVKFRDVGLLIIDEEHRFGVSAKEKLRQRKENVDTLTLTATPIPRTLQFSLLGVRDLSLLETPPKNRLPVITSICQFDRTIIRDAIVNELHRGGQIYFVNDHVNDMETIIARLREYVPEARFGIAHGQMEGHELERTMIDFWEKKFDVLVCTKIIESGLDIPNVNTIIINRAHHFGMAELYQIRGRVGRSHVQAYAYLITPPLSLLPKATLRRLQSLHEFTELGSGFHLAMRDFEIRGAGNMLGAEQSGFIVEMGFEMYQQILQEAVSELQQAEFSDLFQNKVQLSEKRKDVIIETDMETVIPKHYIESDAERFDVYRRLANVKKESELQTIHEELEDRFGSFPHEVNNLFTLIELRLVAATVGITKIDVENCVLVLEFPEQSDTSFYNGEIFQTILHNVSRNNKIKLYQSENNLRLETQMKCSEDNVQKIMNAKNFVLSLIKA, from the coding sequence TTGCTTCGCAAAGTTCAAGACATCATTTTTCGTTCACAGCAATTTCAACAACTTCTTGCACACCTCGCGTTGTTGAAAGAAGGAAATACTCTTGTCGTACATAACTCTGCCGGCTCACAGATTTCGTTTGCCATTTCCAAAATTTTTCTCGAACAACCGACGCACGTTTTCGTTGTTGCATCCGACCAAGCGAAAGCACAACAAATATTTGATGATTGTTCGCTTCTTTCGGGAAAAGAAAATGTCGTCATCGTCTCCGAAATTCCCCGTTATCACGATTCCATATTGCTTGATGCAGCGGAACATCATATTGAATCACTGCGACGACTTCAACAAAAAACACCACTTATTGTTATTACTCATCCCCGCGCGCTTGCAACAAAACTTCCTTCTCCCAATTCCGTTTCGCAGAATAAGATTGAATTGAACGTCAATGAAGAATATTCGTTTGAATCGTTGACGAAAAAACTTCAGCAATGGAATTTTGATACAGTGGATTTCGTTTCCGATTATGGAGAATATTCTGTGCGTGGAGGAATTGTAGATGTGTTTTCGTATGCTGGTTCTGCGCCTATTCGAATCGAATTTTTTGGCGACGAAGTTATTTCGATGCGCGAATTCGATATCCTTTCGCAACGTTCAATCAAGGAAATGAAAAGCGTCATTCTTGTTCCGAATGTGTTGCAAACTTCAACCGAACAAACATTATGTACGTCTTCCTTTTTCGATTATCTTCAAACAAGCAGCATTCTTGTTTTTGAGGAACCAACGTTTATACAAAAAGAAGTAGAAGAACAATACTCGACGAATGAACGCGATTTTTTTTCATGGAGCGAACTGAAAGAAGATTTCGTGTACTTTCCGAATGTTCATTTCTCCCAAATAACTTCATCGGAGATTCAACGCGGCATCAATTTTCATTCAACAACGCAGCCATCGTTCAACAGTTCGCTCAAAGAATTGATTCGCAATCTACGAGAGAAGGCGCAGGAATCATATAAAATATTTCTTGTATCTTCTTCAACACAAGAGAAAAAACGATTGGAAGAATTATTGAGCATTGTTGATGAAGAAAACGAAGATGTTGAAAAAGAGCAATTCGTTTCTGTATTTTCAAAAGTTGAATTTCTCAGCGAAAGTGTTCATTCCGGATTTGTTTTTCCGTCCGCAAAACTTGTGTTATACACCGAACACGAAATTTTCGGAAGACTGAAACGGAATGAGCGAATTACACGAACGAAGTTTCGTGGAATGTTGCCGCGAGAATTACTACAACTGAAACGTGGAGATTTTGTAACGCACGTTGATTACGGCGTTGGCAAATTTGCGGGCTTACAAAAAATTTCTACATCCCGAGGAACGCAAGAAGTAGCAAAAATATTATACAGAGACGACGATGCTCTTTACGTGAACATCAATTATTTAAGTCGTATCCAAAAATATTCGTCGAAGGATGGACATACGCCTGCATTGACGAAACTTGGCGGGCGCGAATGGGAAAACATAAAATCGCGTGCAAAAAAACGAATCAAAGACATCGCGCGTGAATTGATTCAATTGTACGCAAAGCGAACACTGAAACAAGGATTCGCTTTTTCTTCCGACACAACATATCAAAAAGAATTGGAAGCATCTTTTATGTACGAAGATACTCCCGACCAATTACGCACGACCATCGAAATAAAAAAAGATATGGAATCGTCCGTTCCGATGGACCGATTGATTTGCGGAGACGTCGGTTTCGGAAAAACTGAAGTTGCTATTCGTGCTGCATTTAAAGCGGTAATGGATAAAAAACAAGTTGCCGTGCTTGTTCCGACAACAATACTTGCTCTACAACATTCTCGAACGTTTGACGACCGGTTGCAAAAATACGCTGTGCGGGTTGAAAATATTACACGATTTAAAACTTCAAAAGAACAAAAGAAGATTTTAGAAGAAGGAAAAGAAGGAAAAATTGATGTACTTATCGGAACGCATCGTCTCCTTTCCGACGATGTCAAATTTCGCGACGTTGGTTTATTGATCATTGATGAGGAACATCGTTTTGGCGTTTCCGCCAAAGAAAAATTGAGACAACGAAAAGAAAATGTTGATACGTTAACGCTTACGGCAACCCCAATTCCGCGAACGCTACAATTCTCGTTGTTAGGAGTTCGCGACTTATCGTTGTTGGAAACACCGCCGAAAAACCGTCTTCCGGTTATTACTTCGATATGTCAATTTGACCGAACGATAATCCGCGATGCAATTGTTAATGAACTTCATCGCGGAGGGCAAATCTATTTTGTGAATGACCACGTGAACGATATGGAAACCATTATTGCGAGATTGCGCGAATATGTTCCCGAAGCCCGTTTTGGAATTGCGCACGGACAAATGGAAGGGCACGAACTTGAAAGAACTATGATTGATTTCTGGGAAAAAAAATTTGATGTGCTTGTCTGTACGAAAATTATTGAATCTGGACTTGATATTCCGAATGTCAATACTATCATCATCAATCGCGCGCATCATTTTGGTATGGCAGAATTATATCAGATTCGCGGAAGAGTTGGACGTTCCCATGTTCAGGCATACGCATATTTGATCACGCCGCCGCTTTCACTACTTCCGAAAGCAACGTTGCGCCGTTTACAATCATTACACGAATTTACCGAATTGGGGAGCGGTTTTCATTTAGCGATGCGCGATTTTGAAATTCGCGGAGCGGGAAATATGCTTGGCGCAGAACAAAGCGGATTCATTGTTGAAATGGGATTTGAAATGTACCAACAGATTTTGCAGGAAGCCGTTTCCGAATTGCAACAAGCGGAGTTTAGCGATTTGTTTCAAAACAAAGTGCAATTATCGGAGAAACGAAAAGATGTTATCATCGAAACAGATATGGAAACGGTTATTCCGAAACATTATATTGAAAGTGATGCAGAACGTTTTGATGTATATCGTCGTCTTGCTAACGTTAAAAAAGAATCTGAATTGCAAACTATTCACGAAGAACTTGAAGATCGTTTCGGTTCGTTTCCGCACGAAGTCAATAATTTATTTACATTGATTGAATTACGATTAGTAGCGGCGACGGTAGGTATAACGAAAATTGATGTAGAGAATTGCGTTTTAGTTCTTGAATTTCCGGAACAAAGTGATACGAGTTTTTACAATGGAGAAATTTTTCAAACGATTTTGCACAACGTATCGCGAAACAACAAAATAAAATTATATCAGTCGGAAAATAATTTACGACTGGAAACACAAATGAAATGTTCAGAAGATAACGTGCAAAAAATAATGAATGCAAAAAATTTTGTATTATCACTCATAAAAGCATAG
- a CDS encoding YfcE family phosphodiesterase, giving the protein MKILALSDIHGSYSVARSIIEKERPDILVLAGDISTMGSVKELRSAIATFARTTNNIVAISGNTDYSWTDELLNEEKIGINSFGRIVENIGFFGVSGSPFSPMHTLYEISEEEIFRRAELGYRMIEQCEVKIFVSHAPPYHTNVDKLSNGLHAGSTSVRKFIDEFQPTLCICGHIHEARGNDKIGNTIILNCGKTNKYYGVITFGKIISVENKEV; this is encoded by the coding sequence ATGAAAATTCTTGCACTCTCTGATATTCACGGTTCGTATTCTGTTGCGCGTTCCATCATCGAAAAAGAACGTCCCGATATTCTTGTTCTTGCTGGAGATATTTCGACGATGGGAAGTGTGAAAGAACTTCGAAGCGCAATTGCCACCTTTGCGCGAACGACAAACAACATTGTTGCAATAAGCGGGAATACAGATTACTCTTGGACGGATGAATTACTGAATGAAGAAAAAATCGGCATTAACTCTTTCGGGAGGATAGTGGAAAACATTGGTTTTTTTGGAGTCAGCGGTTCTCCGTTTTCTCCGATGCACACGCTGTATGAAATTTCGGAAGAAGAAATTTTTCGACGAGCGGAACTCGGATATCGAATGATAGAACAATGCGAAGTGAAAATATTTGTTTCCCATGCGCCGCCGTATCATACAAATGTTGATAAATTATCGAACGGACTTCACGCGGGAAGTACAAGCGTACGGAAATTTATTGACGAATTTCAGCCAACGCTCTGCATCTGCGGACATATTCACGAAGCGCGCGGTAACGATAAGATTGGGAACACAATAATTTTAAACTGCGGAAAAACAAATAAATATTATGGTGTCATTACATTTGGAAAAATAATCTCCGTCGAAAATAAAGAAGTATAA
- the rsmH gene encoding 16S rRNA (cytosine(1402)-N(4))-methyltransferase RsmH, with the protein MERKFHQPVLKEIALDFLITDTNGVYVDATIGGGGHAEEILNRISREGMLIGFDVDGDALQTAEKRLVQFENKLLLQENFVNIQNALQRYNFQNIHGCLIDAGVSSHQFDDVQRGFSFRGDAQLDFRMNRTQELTGEIVVNEYSEELLSEIFWKYGEERYSRKIAKRIVAQRGNKKIETTTQLKEIVQECVVGKFLVKSLARIFQAIRIEVNNELENLLLCLEQAIRLLLPSGRIVVISYHSGEDRIVKQCFLKHMRDSFRDVTILTKKPLVPTMEEISNNSRARSAKLRVAEKI; encoded by the coding sequence GTGGAAAGAAAATTTCATCAACCGGTGCTGAAAGAAATTGCGCTTGATTTTTTGATTACGGATACCAATGGTGTTTATGTGGATGCAACGATAGGCGGTGGCGGACACGCGGAAGAAATTCTGAATCGAATTTCGCGTGAAGGAATGTTAATAGGATTTGATGTTGATGGAGATGCATTGCAAACGGCAGAGAAGAGATTAGTACAATTTGAAAACAAATTATTATTACAAGAAAATTTTGTGAATATTCAAAACGCATTGCAGAGGTATAATTTTCAGAATATTCACGGATGTCTTATTGACGCCGGTGTTTCTTCGCATCAGTTCGATGATGTTCAGCGTGGGTTCAGTTTTCGAGGAGATGCGCAACTTGATTTCAGAATGAATCGAACGCAGGAATTAACAGGAGAAATTGTTGTAAATGAATATTCCGAAGAATTGCTTTCAGAAATTTTCTGGAAGTATGGCGAAGAACGATATTCAAGAAAAATTGCAAAGAGAATCGTTGCGCAGCGTGGGAATAAAAAAATTGAAACAACAACGCAGTTGAAAGAAATCGTTCAAGAATGTGTTGTCGGAAAATTTCTTGTGAAATCGCTTGCGAGAATTTTTCAAGCAATACGAATTGAAGTCAATAACGAATTGGAGAATTTGTTATTGTGTTTGGAACAAGCGATACGCTTGCTTTTGCCGTCGGGAAGAATCGTTGTTATTTCCTATCATTCAGGGGAAGATAGAATCGTAAAACAATGTTTTCTAAAACATATGAGAGATAGTTTTCGAGACGTAACAATTCTTACCAAAAAACCTCTAGTTCCAACAATGGAAGAAATCAGTAATAACTCGCGCGCAAGAAGTGCAAAACTTCGCGTAGCGGAAAAAATATAA
- a CDS encoding PASTA domain-containing protein, which produces MKRRIYSFLTKSKHLTPDVSELFEEQDYRNQSAKRFIRDMYWLRIIIIVVFFAVVARLVKVQILDASMYQKQAESLHERLVTINAHRGKILDRNGNVVVSTVNYSSFVAYPKWLSVQHRNSIINGINNVLHIPKNELMVKLSDEKKYTVIASNVSPENAARVRKLKIPYLYEIDFPRRVYRYGSMGVQMIGLTNMRNEGCSGLEASFDSLLRGVDGEVLLQKVGKFKTAPRIDNPEVLPISGNDMTLTIDARIQLVVEDVLQNAVTKHNAEGGLGIVVNPRTGEVLAMAQYPFISPYAFDSTMIKDLKPRAITDTFEPGSVFKIVVSAGAIEYALVAPQRMFTAGRYYFAPYRRTPITDAHVYPALTFRRAFELSSNIVMAKISDIVGCERLYKTAINLGFGSATGIEIPGEVEGKISKPVYWSKTTLNVMAYGYEVSVTPLQILMAYSAIANGGELLQPYAVKEIVSPNGTILYEGKKHRIRKSVKSETARVLTEFLEGVVDSGTAKDSKVTDIRLAGKTGTVKKNIMRKYVNGRYQTIFVGFFPADNPQYAALIMIDDVKSAQYYASQTSAPAMKEIIEKISALLGTSRMNIAANVSMSAPSNLSEVRGQHQRDTQATMLNEILSDTLGRIFVPDVRGMSVLQAMTVLSSKKIGCIVDGYGIVKEQLPNAGTYVVPGTAIKIICNKEKLAGF; this is translated from the coding sequence ATGAAGCGACGAATATATTCTTTTCTCACAAAATCAAAGCATCTAACTCCGGATGTGAGTGAATTATTTGAAGAACAAGATTATCGAAATCAATCAGCAAAAAGATTTATCAGAGATATGTATTGGTTGCGAATAATAATTATCGTCGTTTTTTTTGCAGTTGTTGCGCGACTTGTAAAAGTGCAGATACTTGACGCATCAATGTATCAAAAGCAAGCAGAATCATTGCACGAACGTTTGGTAACAATTAATGCGCATCGAGGAAAAATTTTGGACAGAAACGGGAATGTTGTTGTATCAACAGTAAATTATTCTTCGTTTGTTGCCTATCCGAAATGGTTATCGGTGCAGCATAGAAATTCTATTATCAACGGTATCAATAACGTATTGCATATCCCAAAGAATGAGTTGATGGTGAAACTATCGGACGAAAAAAAATATACTGTTATTGCGTCGAATGTATCTCCTGAAAACGCGGCGAGAGTAAGAAAACTGAAAATTCCGTATTTGTACGAAATTGATTTTCCGCGCCGCGTTTACCGTTATGGTTCTATGGGAGTGCAAATGATTGGATTGACGAATATGCGCAACGAAGGTTGTTCAGGATTAGAAGCATCGTTTGATTCATTGTTACGCGGTGTTGATGGCGAAGTGTTGTTGCAGAAAGTAGGAAAATTTAAGACTGCGCCGCGCATAGATAATCCAGAAGTATTGCCGATTTCGGGAAATGATATGACATTGACAATAGACGCGAGAATTCAGTTGGTCGTTGAAGATGTTTTGCAAAATGCAGTAACGAAACACAATGCGGAAGGAGGACTTGGAATTGTGGTAAATCCACGAACAGGTGAAGTGCTTGCAATGGCGCAGTATCCGTTTATTTCTCCGTATGCGTTCGATTCTACAATGATTAAAGACCTGAAGCCGCGTGCGATTACGGATACGTTTGAACCCGGTTCAGTTTTCAAAATAGTTGTTTCCGCAGGAGCAATTGAATATGCATTAGTTGCCCCTCAGCGTATGTTTACTGCAGGCAGGTATTATTTTGCTCCTTATCGGAGAACTCCTATTACGGACGCGCACGTATATCCGGCTCTCACATTTCGTCGTGCGTTTGAACTTTCAAGCAATATTGTAATGGCAAAAATATCTGATATTGTTGGATGCGAGCGATTGTACAAAACAGCAATCAATTTAGGGTTCGGCTCCGCAACCGGAATTGAAATTCCGGGAGAAGTTGAAGGAAAAATTTCGAAACCCGTGTATTGGTCGAAAACAACATTGAACGTGATGGCGTATGGCTATGAAGTGAGCGTAACTCCGTTGCAAATCTTAATGGCGTACTCTGCTATTGCAAATGGAGGTGAATTGTTACAACCGTACGCAGTCAAAGAAATTGTTTCTCCGAATGGAACGATATTATATGAAGGGAAAAAACATCGCATTCGTAAATCGGTGAAAAGTGAAACTGCAAGAGTGTTGACAGAATTTCTTGAAGGTGTTGTAGATTCGGGAACTGCGAAGGATTCAAAAGTAACGGATATTCGACTTGCGGGAAAAACAGGAACAGTGAAAAAAAATATTATGCGCAAGTATGTGAATGGTAGATACCAAACAATATTTGTTGGTTTTTTCCCTGCAGATAATCCGCAATACGCGGCACTCATAATGATAGATGATGTGAAAAGTGCGCAATATTATGCTTCGCAAACTTCTGCGCCAGCAATGAAAGAAATCATCGAAAAAATATCTGCTTTGCTTGGAACGTCAAGAATGAATATTGCAGCGAACGTTTCGATGTCGGCTCCATCAAATCTATCTGAAGTTCGCGGACAACATCAGCGCGATACGCAAGCAACAATGCTAAACGAAATTCTATCGGATACGTTGGGAAGAATATTTGTTCCAGATGTTCGTGGAATGAGTGTGCTTCAGGCAATGACTGTTCTTTCTTCAAAAAAAATCGGCTGTATAGTAGATGGTTATGGAATTGTAAAGGAACAATTACCAAACGCTGGAACGTACGTTGTTCCCGGAACGGCGATTAAAATTATCTGTAACAAAGAAAAACTTGCGGGATTTTGA
- a CDS encoding CADD family putative folate metabolism protein has product MITKIVTKYTVNPTQTQTEIFDSAFSVSSTISSILQRHDVLRHPFFQMWNCGGLSQETLKMYSCQFYHIVKMFPRMVSAVHSNTSELCVRQALLDNLRAEEKGKEHFVELWTRFAESLGISRDELEHSQPSPKTKYFLEQMNNFCRNRSYIEGIASLYAYEAQLPGILKLKMDGLQKYYHSTEKRAIKFFTVRQEKDTCHSSIALELISKNVNAENYSKVTYAAEATAYAFWKFLDGIMEEYGKANKNSFKRL; this is encoded by the coding sequence ATGATAACAAAAATAGTTACGAAATACACAGTCAATCCTACTCAAACGCAAACGGAAATTTTTGATTCTGCATTTTCCGTTTCTTCAACGATAAGTTCTATATTGCAACGGCACGACGTTTTGCGTCATCCGTTTTTTCAAATGTGGAACTGTGGAGGTTTGTCGCAAGAGACGCTGAAAATGTACTCTTGCCAGTTTTATCACATTGTCAAAATGTTTCCGCGAATGGTGAGCGCAGTTCATTCCAACACATCGGAATTGTGCGTGCGTCAAGCGTTGCTTGATAATCTTCGCGCGGAAGAGAAAGGAAAAGAACATTTTGTCGAATTGTGGACACGCTTTGCAGAATCGCTTGGCATATCGAGGGATGAATTGGAACATTCGCAGCCATCGCCAAAAACGAAATATTTTCTTGAACAGATGAATAACTTTTGCAGGAATCGTTCGTATATCGAAGGGATTGCGTCGTTGTATGCGTACGAAGCGCAGTTACCAGGAATTCTCAAACTGAAAATGGATGGTTTGCAAAAATATTATCATTCAACTGAAAAACGCGCAATAAAATTTTTCACTGTTCGACAAGAAAAAGATACGTGTCATTCATCCATCGCATTGGAACTTATTTCGAAAAATGTGAACGCAGAAAACTATTCAAAAGTTACGTATGCGGCAGAAGCGACTGCGTATGCGTTCTGGAAGTTTCTTGATGGTATTATGGAAGAATACGGAAAAGCAAACAAAAACAGTTTCAAGCGATTGTAA